The following are encoded in a window of Geobacter metallireducens GS-15 genomic DNA:
- a CDS encoding site-specific DNA-methyltransferase → MPFLDWVNKTQAVSSTADVPYHLLQFRTAHGDAGADNLLIQGDNLKALKALLPFYRGRVKCIYIDPPYNTQSAFAHYDDKLEHSQWLSMMYPRLVLLRELLKEDGSLWISCDDNEAHYIKVIVDEIFGRLNFIIDVSWQKRDGPPNDRKIGAIHEHILVWGKGKSGNSKKTLAEEAFNLMPRTEKANSQYDVFKEPDGPDERGPFRKIDTTANGKGGRFVTSLFYPIKNPYTAEEVWPRQGTCWRHSKEEMERLQAEKRLYWGVNGTAKTPMRKLFLDEAKQGMTTPSIWSDTGLNQHASSEIEKLFGEKAAFETPKPEALLQRIIHIATNPGDLVLDSFLGSGTTAAVAHKMGRRWIGIEMGEHAVTHCLPRLEKVIGGEPGGISKAVDWQGGGGFRFHSLGEPVFDADGGIHPAVRFPALAAYLWHFETGEPARQTFTTPLLGTHGGTAWYLLYNGILGDRRPQGGNVLTSAVLAHLDEAYPHHGPRVIYGETTRLGEARLREAGITFKQIPYDIKAR, encoded by the coding sequence ATGCCCTTTCTTGACTGGGTCAACAAGACCCAGGCGGTGAGCAGCACCGCCGACGTTCCCTATCACCTGCTGCAATTCCGGACGGCCCACGGAGACGCGGGGGCCGACAACCTTCTCATTCAGGGAGACAACCTCAAGGCCCTCAAGGCCCTGCTCCCCTTTTACCGGGGACGGGTGAAGTGCATCTATATCGACCCCCCCTACAACACCCAGTCGGCCTTTGCCCACTACGACGACAAGCTGGAGCATTCCCAGTGGCTGTCGATGATGTATCCCCGGTTGGTGCTGCTGCGGGAACTGCTGAAGGAAGATGGTAGTTTATGGATTTCGTGTGATGACAACGAAGCACATTACATCAAGGTCATTGTCGATGAGATTTTTGGAAGACTAAATTTTATAATTGACGTCTCGTGGCAAAAACGAGATGGCCCACCAAACGATCGAAAAATCGGAGCAATCCATGAGCATATTCTTGTTTGGGGCAAGGGGAAAAGCGGTAACAGCAAAAAGACGTTAGCTGAAGAGGCGTTCAACCTTATGCCACGTACGGAAAAAGCAAACTCGCAATATGATGTATTCAAAGAACCCGATGGACCGGATGAGCGAGGACCTTTCCGCAAGATAGACACAACAGCTAACGGCAAGGGTGGACGGTTTGTAACTAGCCTATTTTACCCTATTAAAAACCCTTACACCGCTGAAGAAGTTTGGCCTCGTCAAGGTACATGCTGGCGGCATAGCAAAGAAGAGATGGAACGCCTTCAAGCTGAAAAACGCCTATATTGGGGAGTAAACGGGACCGCCAAGACTCCTATGCGCAAGCTCTTTTTGGATGAAGCAAAGCAGGGGATGACTACCCCCTCTATATGGAGCGATACAGGGTTAAATCAGCATGCTAGCTCTGAAATAGAGAAACTATTTGGTGAAAAGGCAGCTTTTGAAACACCAAAGCCTGAAGCATTGCTTCAACGCATCATACACATCGCCACTAACCCCGGCGACCTCGTCCTCGACTCCTTCCTCGGCTCCGGCACCACCGCCGCCGTGGCCCACAAGATGGGCCGCCGCTGGATCGGTATCGAAATGGGGGAGCACGCCGTGACCCACTGCCTGCCGCGCCTGGAAAAGGTCATCGGCGGAGAGCCAGGGGGAATTTCCAAGGCGGTGGACTGGCAGGGGGGGGGCGGCTTCCGCTTCCACTCCCTCGGGGAGCCGGTGTTCGACGCCGACGGCGGCATCCACCCAGCGGTCCGTTTCCCGGCCCTGGCCGCCTATCTCTGGCATTTCGAGACGGGGGAACCGGCGCGGCAGACCTTCACCACCCCGCTGCTCGGCACCCATGGGGGCACGGCTTGGTATCTCCTCTACAACGGTATCCTCGGCGACCGGCGGCCCCAGGGGGGCAACGTGCTCACCTCGGCCGTGCTGGCCCATCTGGACGAGGCCTATCCCCACCACGGCCCCCGGGTGATCTACGGTGAAACCACCCGGCTGGGGGAAGCCCGGCTGCGCGAGGCAGGCATCACGTTCAAACAAATCCCTTACGATATCAAGGCGCGCTAA
- a CDS encoding NAD(+)--dinitrogen-reductase ADP-D-ribosyltransferase, with amino-acid sequence MHNSGFNLCNLPPWVIASRHFNDNPHPLEVQGVRLANRFLFERLDAIASPDERGTVFNDYMSVKFQLHLWQEQATPSARKSLKNSYLRYLRGWMMDSNSVEGAVLKGWVESRMGIVPSFHKARITGIHTESYYGYVVDRTAGSKRTSAINSQLDILYEFCQYELARRFPGELWVTLYRGTFAADDYDVVEELGRREKIIRFNNLVSFTSHEERAWEFGSTVWEIRAPLSKVFFFDDLLPGSILKGEGEYLVIGGEYRVRRVMCTV; translated from the coding sequence ATGCACAACTCGGGATTCAATCTCTGCAACCTGCCGCCGTGGGTCATCGCCTCCCGCCACTTCAACGACAACCCTCACCCCCTGGAGGTCCAGGGAGTCCGCCTCGCCAACCGCTTCCTCTTCGAGCGGCTTGACGCCATTGCTTCGCCCGATGAGCGGGGCACCGTCTTCAACGACTACATGTCGGTGAAATTCCAGCTCCACCTCTGGCAGGAGCAGGCAACGCCATCGGCCCGCAAGAGCCTCAAAAACAGCTACCTCCGCTATCTCCGGGGCTGGATGATGGATTCAAATTCCGTGGAGGGGGCCGTCCTCAAGGGGTGGGTCGAGAGCCGCATGGGGATCGTCCCCTCGTTCCACAAAGCCCGCATCACCGGTATCCACACCGAATCCTACTACGGCTACGTGGTGGACCGCACCGCCGGCAGCAAGCGGACCAGCGCCATCAACTCCCAGCTGGACATCCTCTACGAGTTCTGTCAGTACGAACTGGCCCGCCGCTTTCCCGGCGAACTGTGGGTGACTCTCTATCGGGGGACCTTTGCGGCTGACGACTACGACGTGGTGGAAGAGCTCGGCAGGCGGGAGAAAATCATCCGCTTCAACAATCTCGTCTCCTTCACTTCCCATGAGGAGCGGGCCTGGGAGTTCGGTTCCACGGTCTGGGAGATCCGGGCGCCCTTGTCCAAGGTCTTTTTCTTCGACGATCTCCTCCCTGGCAGCATCCTCAAGGGGGAGGGGGAGTACCTGGTCATCGGCGGCGAGTACCGGGTGCGGAGGGTCATGTGTACGGTGTGA
- a CDS encoding type II toxin-antitoxin system RelE/ParE family toxin, translating into MPRRYAVHWARTAEQDLEAIIDYIAQDSIDAALRILAKLRDGAATLSSTPHRGRVVPELLAHGIPTYRELIIPPWRLMYRIGEGEVLVLALFDSRRNLEDILLERLTR; encoded by the coding sequence ATGCCCCGTAGATACGCCGTTCACTGGGCAAGGACCGCCGAACAGGACCTTGAGGCGATTATCGACTACATTGCCCAGGACAGCATTGACGCGGCGCTTCGCATCCTAGCGAAGCTGCGCGACGGGGCCGCCACCCTGTCGTCAACGCCGCACCGGGGGAGGGTGGTGCCGGAGCTGCTGGCCCACGGCATCCCGACCTACCGTGAACTGATTATTCCCCCGTGGCGGCTCATGTACCGGATCGGCGAGGGGGAGGTACTCGTGCTGGCCCTCTTCGATTCCCGCCGTAACCTTGAGGATATTCTGCTGGAGAGATTGACGCGGTAA
- a CDS encoding bifunctional nitrogenase iron-molybdenum cofactor biosynthesis protein NifEN gives MAKPDYYDVSECETHEKGAPKFCKKSEPGEGAERSCAYDGARVVLMPITDVIHLVHGPIACAGNSWDNRGARSSDSQLYRRGFTTEMLENDVVFGGEKKLYRAILELAERYEGQAKAMFVYATCVTAMTGDDVEAVCAAAGKKVAIPLIPVNTPGFIGDKNIGNRLAGEVLFKHVIGTAEPPVLGEYPINLIGEYNIAGDLWGMLPLFERLGIQVLSCFSGDATFEELRYAHRAKLNIIICSKSLTNLARKMQKNYGMPYLEESFYGMTDTAKALRDIARELDDAVGGLEKRIMQDRVEKLLEEEEATCRERLAPYRARLEGKRSVLFTGGVKTWSMVNALRELGVEILAAGTQNSTLEDFYRMKALMHQDARIIEDTSSAGLLQVMYDKMPDLIVAGGKTKFLALKTKTPFLDINHGRSHPYAGYEGMVTFAKQLDLTVNNPIWPVLNAKAPWEKTEEELTAAVALAAGHARACLDEDLKDSTVKVPAKNATVNPQKNSPALGATLAYLGIDQMLALLHGAQGCSTFIRLQLSRHFKEPVALNSTAMSEDTAIFGGWENLKKGLKKVIEKFSPEVVGVMTSGLTETMGDDVRSAIVHFRQEYPEHDGVPVVWASTPDYCGSLQEGYAATVEAIVRSVPEPGETIPGQVTVLPGAHLTPADVEEVRELCEAFGLDPIIVPDIANALDGHIDETVSPLSTGGVSMARIRQAGQSAATLFIGDSLAKAAEAMTERCGMPSYGFTSLTGLAQVDRFMETLAAIAGRPIPEKFRRWRSRLMDAMVDSHYQFGLKKVTVALEGDNLKTLVNFLAGMGCEIQAAIAATRVRGLDGLPARDIFVGDLEDLETAARGSDLIVANSNGRQAAAKLGIKAHLRAGLPVFDRLGAHQKMWVGYRGTMNLLFETANLFQANAGEGQKLAHN, from the coding sequence ATGGCCAAACCAGACTACTACGACGTATCCGAATGCGAAACCCACGAAAAAGGTGCCCCCAAGTTCTGCAAGAAATCGGAGCCGGGGGAGGGGGCCGAGCGCTCCTGTGCCTACGACGGCGCCCGGGTGGTGCTCATGCCGATCACCGATGTGATCCATCTGGTGCACGGCCCCATCGCCTGCGCCGGCAATTCCTGGGACAACCGGGGGGCCCGCTCCTCGGACTCCCAGCTCTACCGCCGGGGTTTCACAACCGAGATGCTGGAGAACGACGTGGTTTTCGGTGGCGAGAAGAAGCTCTACCGGGCCATCCTGGAGCTGGCCGAGCGCTACGAAGGCCAGGCGAAGGCCATGTTCGTCTACGCCACCTGCGTCACCGCCATGACCGGCGACGACGTGGAGGCGGTCTGCGCCGCGGCCGGCAAGAAGGTCGCCATCCCCCTCATCCCCGTCAACACCCCCGGTTTCATCGGCGACAAGAACATCGGCAACCGCTTGGCCGGCGAGGTGCTCTTCAAGCATGTCATCGGCACCGCCGAGCCGCCGGTTCTGGGGGAGTATCCGATAAATCTCATTGGCGAGTACAACATTGCCGGCGACCTCTGGGGGATGCTGCCGCTCTTTGAGCGCCTCGGCATCCAGGTCCTCTCCTGCTTCAGCGGCGACGCCACCTTCGAGGAACTCCGCTACGCCCACCGGGCAAAGCTCAATATTATCATCTGCTCCAAGAGCCTCACCAACCTCGCCAGGAAGATGCAGAAGAACTACGGCATGCCCTATCTGGAGGAGTCCTTCTACGGCATGACCGACACGGCCAAAGCCCTGCGGGACATCGCCCGGGAGCTGGACGACGCCGTGGGGGGGCTGGAGAAGCGGATCATGCAGGACCGGGTGGAGAAGCTACTGGAGGAGGAAGAGGCGACGTGCCGCGAGCGCCTTGCCCCCTATCGGGCGCGGCTGGAGGGGAAGCGGTCGGTCCTCTTCACCGGCGGGGTCAAGACCTGGTCCATGGTGAACGCCCTGCGGGAGCTGGGGGTGGAGATCCTGGCCGCCGGCACCCAGAACTCCACCCTGGAGGACTTCTACCGGATGAAGGCCCTCATGCACCAGGATGCCCGGATCATCGAGGACACCTCCAGCGCCGGGCTCCTCCAGGTCATGTACGACAAGATGCCGGATCTCATTGTAGCCGGGGGGAAGACCAAGTTCCTGGCCCTTAAGACCAAGACCCCCTTCCTGGATATCAACCACGGCCGCTCCCACCCCTACGCCGGGTACGAGGGGATGGTGACCTTTGCGAAGCAGCTGGACCTCACGGTCAACAACCCCATCTGGCCGGTGCTGAACGCCAAGGCGCCCTGGGAGAAGACGGAGGAAGAGTTGACGGCCGCGGTGGCGCTTGCCGCCGGTCACGCCCGAGCCTGCCTGGATGAGGATCTGAAGGATTCCACGGTGAAGGTGCCGGCCAAGAACGCCACGGTGAACCCCCAGAAGAACTCCCCGGCCCTTGGCGCGACCCTGGCCTATCTCGGCATCGACCAGATGCTGGCCCTTCTCCATGGCGCCCAGGGATGCTCCACCTTCATCCGGCTGCAGCTCTCGCGCCATTTCAAGGAGCCCGTCGCCCTGAACTCCACCGCCATGAGCGAGGACACCGCCATCTTCGGCGGGTGGGAGAACCTGAAAAAGGGGCTGAAAAAGGTGATCGAGAAGTTCAGCCCGGAGGTGGTGGGGGTCATGACCTCGGGGCTCACCGAGACCATGGGGGATGATGTCCGGAGCGCCATCGTCCACTTTCGGCAGGAGTACCCCGAGCACGACGGGGTCCCCGTCGTTTGGGCTTCGACCCCTGACTACTGCGGCTCGCTGCAGGAGGGGTACGCGGCAACGGTGGAGGCCATCGTGAGGAGCGTCCCCGAGCCGGGGGAGACGATCCCGGGCCAGGTGACGGTCCTGCCCGGTGCCCACCTGACCCCGGCCGACGTGGAGGAGGTGCGGGAGCTCTGCGAGGCCTTCGGGCTCGACCCCATCATCGTCCCCGACATCGCCAACGCCCTGGATGGCCACATCGACGAGACAGTGTCGCCGCTTTCAACCGGCGGGGTTTCCATGGCCCGGATCAGGCAGGCGGGGCAAAGCGCGGCGACCCTCTTCATCGGCGATTCCCTGGCCAAGGCTGCCGAGGCCATGACGGAGCGGTGCGGCATGCCCAGCTATGGCTTCACCTCCCTCACGGGGCTTGCCCAGGTGGACCGCTTCATGGAGACCCTCGCGGCCATCGCGGGGCGGCCGATCCCCGAGAAGTTCCGCCGCTGGCGGAGCCGCCTCATGGACGCCATGGTGGACAGCCACTACCAGTTCGGCCTCAAGAAAGTCACGGTGGCCCTGGAGGGAGACAACCTGAAAACGCTGGTGAACTTCCTGGCGGGGATGGGGTGCGAGATACAGGCGGCCATCGCGGCGACACGGGTCCGGGGGCTCGACGGGCTGCCGGCTAGGGATATCTTCGTGGGGGATCTGGAGGACCTGGAAACGGCGGCTAGGGGAAGCGACCTGATCGTGGCCAACTCCAATGGCCGTCAGGCCGCGGCAAAGCTGGGGATCAAGGCCCACCTGCGGGCGGGGCTTCCGGTCTTCGATCGCCTTGGCGCCCACCAGAAGATGTGGGTGGGGTACCGGGGGACCATGAACCTTCTGTTCGAGACGGCGAACCTGTTCCAGGCCAACGCGGGAGAGGGGCAGAAGCTGGCGCATAACTGA
- the fdxB gene encoding ferredoxin III, nif-specific — protein MAYITGLRRNKSEYTPQFVVSVDEETCIGCARCFKVCAHDVLTFEEVDEDDSAKMFMKVTNPGNCIGCQACGRTCSKKCFSFEPVVI, from the coding sequence ATGGCCTACATCACCGGATTGAGAAGAAACAAGAGCGAGTACACCCCCCAGTTCGTCGTTTCCGTCGACGAGGAGACCTGCATCGGCTGCGCCCGCTGTTTCAAGGTCTGCGCCCACGACGTGCTCACCTTCGAGGAGGTGGACGAGGACGATTCGGCCAAGATGTTCATGAAGGTCACGAATCCCGGCAACTGTATCGGCTGCCAGGCCTGCGGGCGGACCTGTTCGAAGAAGTGCTTCAGCTTCGAGCCGGTAGTTATCTGA
- a CDS encoding type II toxin-antitoxin system Phd/YefM family antitoxin, which yields MKINEDIRPVTYLKSRAADLLAQVNETHRPVIITQNGEARAVLQDPESYEQMRAAIGLLKLVAQGEEDVRAGRVSEQDEIFARLERKLRNGAKGDSDAP from the coding sequence ATGAAAATCAACGAAGACATTCGTCCCGTCACCTACCTGAAGTCCCGGGCCGCAGACCTGCTGGCCCAGGTCAACGAAACCCATCGTCCAGTCATCATCACCCAGAATGGCGAGGCCCGGGCCGTGCTCCAGGACCCCGAATCCTACGAGCAGATGCGGGCCGCAATCGGCCTGCTTAAACTGGTGGCTCAAGGGGAGGAAGACGTGCGCGCTGGCCGCGTCAGCGAGCAGGATGAAATCTTTGCCCGGCTGGAAAGAAAGCTGAGAAACGGCGCGAAGGGCGATTCCGATGCCCCGTAG
- a CDS encoding DEAD/DEAH box helicase, with amino-acid sequence MFKLKDYQENALTALDGFFRQLRMSGLAEAWRHCAPVQEKQGQARQAAYNAETLGETPAVCVRIPTGGGKTFLAAHAVARIGKTLADTDAPVALWLVPSDAIRSQTLAALSTPRNPCREALTSYFGERVRVCALDDLATVGPQEVGQSAIIVVATIQSFNVKEKTQRTVYSFDENFSRHFQGLTPRQEARLDRVTEADIAAQPYLTATDLGRVKASLANWLTLNRPIVVVDEAHNNRTDQAFRTLKNLHPACVIELTATPAASSNVLYHVGASALQREDMIKLPIVLMEHPTGWKDAVRDAILTRDRLEKLAAGEPDYIRPVLLFQAEPKNGEVTVERLLEHLTSPDGEKLDRRQIAVATGDQKELDGIVLADPLCPIRYVITVEALKEGWDCPFAYVLCSLQDARSAKDVEQLLGRVLRMPHARPRHQTELAKAYAHIVAQGFARVADQLADRLVNNMGFESYEAAQAIAPAQDVLPLPESGEYTRPRPAEAVISLPAAPTLPVPEELKESVEIRPTTSGATAIVRGELSEEVEEFLLTACNARHRQGVKDAIDTERVRRAALTAPSARGERFAPLPQLCLDWDGELQPVEKRLLSELGEFDLFAEPVCLARFSLVERGAAFEIDVDGGRVVYGETDSEQLHLNEVAPHATENDLVRWLDRECRQIDVGQPTLIKWLLALTRHLQADRGFSLTALLRAKYPLAEAIRREIEWRRGKAVATGFQRSLPGFMSAPRLEDSFKYAFTFHPTHYPARPPYYSGRYRFRKHYYPVIHDLREKRADGTPSEEFLCARAIDRHPAVKQWVRNVEREERFSFWLPTATDYFYPDFVCELTDGRVLTVEYKGEPYKTNDDSREKVQIGYQWQESSSGRCLFLLAVMEDGQGRGVEQQIEDVISRNS; translated from the coding sequence ATGTTCAAACTTAAGGATTATCAGGAAAATGCCCTTACGGCCCTTGACGGGTTTTTCCGTCAACTGCGCATGTCGGGCCTGGCCGAGGCGTGGCGGCACTGCGCACCGGTGCAGGAGAAGCAGGGACAAGCACGGCAGGCAGCCTACAACGCCGAAACCCTGGGTGAAACCCCGGCCGTCTGCGTGCGCATCCCTACCGGCGGGGGCAAGACGTTTCTGGCGGCCCACGCGGTGGCGCGAATCGGCAAGACCCTGGCGGATACCGATGCGCCAGTGGCGTTGTGGCTGGTCCCCTCCGACGCCATCCGCAGCCAGACCCTTGCGGCCCTCTCCACGCCGCGCAACCCCTGCCGCGAAGCCCTGACGAGCTATTTCGGCGAACGGGTGCGTGTATGCGCCCTGGACGACCTGGCCACGGTGGGCCCCCAGGAGGTGGGGCAGTCGGCCATTATTGTGGTGGCGACGATCCAGTCCTTCAACGTAAAGGAAAAAACCCAGCGCACCGTTTATTCCTTCGACGAGAATTTCTCCCGCCATTTTCAGGGGCTCACCCCCCGGCAAGAGGCGCGGCTCGACCGGGTGACCGAAGCGGACATTGCCGCCCAGCCCTACCTGACGGCAACGGACCTGGGTCGGGTGAAGGCGTCGCTGGCCAACTGGCTGACCCTCAACCGCCCCATCGTGGTGGTGGACGAGGCCCATAACAACCGGACCGACCAGGCATTCCGCACGCTGAAAAACCTGCACCCGGCCTGCGTCATCGAGCTGACCGCCACCCCCGCCGCAAGCAGCAACGTGCTCTATCACGTGGGGGCGAGCGCCCTGCAGCGGGAAGACATGATAAAGCTCCCCATCGTGCTGATGGAGCACCCGACCGGCTGGAAGGATGCCGTGCGCGACGCCATCCTGACCCGCGACCGGCTGGAGAAGCTGGCAGCCGGGGAGCCGGACTATATCCGCCCGGTGCTGCTGTTCCAGGCCGAGCCGAAGAACGGCGAGGTTACAGTGGAGAGGCTGCTGGAGCACCTGACGAGCCCCGACGGCGAAAAGCTGGACCGCCGGCAGATTGCCGTGGCGACCGGCGACCAGAAGGAGCTGGACGGAATCGTGCTGGCGGACCCCCTCTGCCCGATCCGCTACGTGATTACCGTTGAGGCGCTGAAGGAGGGGTGGGATTGCCCCTTTGCCTATGTGCTGTGCAGCCTACAGGACGCCAGAAGCGCCAAGGATGTGGAGCAGCTTCTGGGCCGCGTGCTGCGGATGCCCCATGCCCGGCCCCGCCACCAGACAGAGCTGGCCAAGGCCTACGCGCACATCGTGGCGCAGGGCTTCGCACGGGTTGCGGATCAACTGGCCGACCGGCTGGTGAACAACATGGGGTTCGAGTCTTACGAAGCTGCCCAAGCCATCGCGCCGGCGCAAGACGTTCTCCCTCTGCCGGAGTCGGGCGAATATACCCGCCCGCGACCGGCGGAAGCGGTTATTTCACTCCCCGCCGCGCCGACGCTGCCGGTGCCCGAGGAGTTGAAGGAGTCCGTTGAAATACGGCCGACAACTTCCGGCGCAACGGCGATTGTGCGGGGTGAACTGTCGGAAGAGGTTGAGGAATTTCTGCTGACGGCCTGCAACGCCCGGCACCGCCAGGGGGTGAAGGACGCCATCGACACCGAGCGGGTGCGGCGGGCGGCCCTGACAGCGCCATCGGCACGTGGGGAGAGGTTCGCCCCGCTGCCGCAGCTCTGCCTTGACTGGGACGGTGAGCTTCAGCCAGTTGAAAAACGGCTCCTCTCCGAATTGGGCGAGTTCGATCTCTTTGCCGAGCCGGTGTGCCTGGCGAGATTTTCCCTCGTGGAGCGGGGCGCGGCCTTTGAGATTGACGTTGATGGCGGGCGGGTGGTGTACGGGGAAACGGACAGCGAACAACTCCACCTGAACGAGGTTGCCCCCCATGCCACCGAAAACGATCTGGTGCGTTGGCTCGACCGCGAATGCCGCCAGATCGACGTGGGACAGCCGACCCTCATCAAATGGCTACTGGCGCTGACTCGTCACCTTCAGGCGGATCGCGGCTTCTCCCTGACCGCGCTGCTCCGGGCCAAGTACCCCCTGGCGGAGGCAATCCGCCGGGAAATCGAGTGGCGCCGGGGAAAGGCCGTCGCCACGGGTTTTCAGCGATCCCTCCCCGGCTTCATGTCTGCTCCGAGACTGGAAGACAGCTTCAAATACGCCTTCACCTTTCACCCGACCCACTATCCGGCCCGCCCCCCCTACTATTCGGGACGCTACCGGTTCAGGAAGCATTACTATCCCGTGATTCACGACCTCCGCGAGAAGCGGGCGGATGGGACGCCATCGGAGGAATTTCTCTGCGCCCGGGCCATTGACCGGCATCCGGCGGTGAAACAGTGGGTGCGCAACGTGGAGAGGGAGGAGCGGTTCTCCTTCTGGCTGCCAACCGCAACTGATTATTTTTACCCGGATTTTGTGTGTGAGCTAACTGATGGCCGCGTGCTGACGGTTGAGTACAAGGGCGAGCCTTACAAGACCAACGATGATTCGCGAGAGAAGGTTCAGATAGGGTACCAGTGGCAGGAATCCAGCAGCGGACGCTGTCTGTTCCTCTTGGCGGTTATGGAGGACGGACAGGGGCGCGGCGTGGAACAGCAGATTGAGGATGTAATCAGCAGGAATTCATAG
- a CDS encoding IS110-like element ISGme8 family transposase, giving the protein MEPNDAVVGVDVSKEHLDVYLMPTGDQKRVTNDDAGCAELTTWLITNAPCRIVLEATGGLEMLAVSTLSAAGLPVVVVNPRQVRNFAKACGLLAKTDILDAKIIARFAQAIKPEIRPLKDETSQNLAALLARRRQLVEMLVAEKNRVISAAPTVRKGIMTHIAWLTQQIDDVDKDISTLIQSSESWKAKEEILTSVKGIGPVTAATILAALPELGTISRQQLGALVGVCPYNRDSGKFRGKRAISGGRATVRSVLYMATLCAARFNPVIKAFYQRLTSAGKLHKVAITACMRKLLTILNAMVKNNQKWDHSKFTPLLH; this is encoded by the coding sequence ATGGAACCCAATGATGCAGTTGTTGGAGTCGACGTTAGTAAAGAGCATCTTGATGTCTACCTCATGCCAACTGGTGACCAGAAAAGGGTGACTAACGATGATGCCGGTTGTGCTGAGCTGACGACGTGGCTCATTACGAACGCCCCTTGTCGGATTGTTCTCGAAGCCACCGGCGGCTTGGAGATGCTAGCTGTCAGCACCTTATCAGCAGCGGGTCTGCCAGTGGTCGTGGTTAATCCTCGGCAGGTCAGAAACTTTGCCAAAGCATGCGGGCTGCTGGCGAAGACCGATATTCTTGATGCCAAGATCATTGCCCGATTTGCCCAAGCCATCAAGCCTGAAATCAGGCCGCTCAAGGACGAGACAAGCCAAAATCTAGCAGCACTGCTGGCCCGCCGCCGGCAGTTGGTCGAGATGCTTGTGGCGGAAAAAAATCGCGTGATTTCCGCTGCACCTACGGTCCGCAAAGGCATCATGACCCATATTGCCTGGCTGACACAGCAGATCGATGACGTTGATAAAGACATCTCAACTCTTATTCAGTCCAGCGAATCCTGGAAGGCAAAAGAAGAAATCCTTACCAGTGTCAAGGGCATCGGCCCTGTGACTGCGGCCACCATACTGGCAGCACTTCCGGAGTTGGGGACCATTTCCCGACAGCAGCTTGGCGCTCTGGTCGGAGTATGCCCCTATAATCGGGACAGTGGCAAATTCCGTGGAAAGCGCGCAATCTCCGGTGGCAGAGCAACCGTGCGTTCTGTCCTGTACATGGCAACATTGTGTGCCGCCAGGTTTAACCCGGTTATAAAAGCCTTCTATCAACGCCTTACAAGCGCCGGAAAACTTCACAAAGTCGCGATCACCGCTTGCATGCGAAAACTACTCACCATCCTCAATGCCATGGTGAAAAACAACCAGAAGTGGGATCACTCGAAATTCACTCCACTTCTGCACTAA
- the nifX gene encoding nitrogen fixation protein NifX yields MKVAFTSTTGEMIDEHFGMAKNFHIWEIGPEASSFLETVTIGAHGDDEEDKIAARAAALRECAIVYTMAIGGPAAAKLVALKIHPMKTNSPVSLPETVNRLQEVLKGNPPPWLRKAMNKGEETSFEE; encoded by the coding sequence ATGAAAGTCGCATTCACAAGTACCACCGGCGAGATGATCGACGAGCACTTCGGCATGGCCAAGAATTTCCATATCTGGGAGATCGGGCCGGAGGCCTCATCATTTCTGGAGACGGTCACCATCGGCGCCCACGGCGATGACGAGGAGGACAAGATCGCGGCCCGGGCCGCCGCCCTCAGGGAGTGCGCCATCGTCTACACCATGGCCATCGGCGGGCCGGCGGCTGCCAAGCTCGTGGCCCTGAAGATCCATCCCATGAAGACCAACTCCCCCGTGAGCCTCCCCGAAACGGTCAACCGGCTTCAGGAGGTGTTGAAGGGGAACCCTCCACCGTGGCTGCGCAAGGCCATGAACAAAGGGGAGGAAACTTCGTTCGAGGAATAA
- a CDS encoding NifB/NifX family molybdenum-iron cluster-binding protein, translating into MLIAVASKDGREINQHFGHAERFLIYEVEGDDAKLVDEKKVERYCSYDVDHPLRSHILEAIACALAGCRAVVCAQIGQAPQMAMERLGIDAYVADGLIKPTLVEIARVL; encoded by the coding sequence ATGCTCATTGCCGTAGCATCCAAGGATGGAAGGGAGATCAATCAGCACTTCGGCCATGCGGAGCGGTTCCTCATCTATGAGGTGGAGGGAGACGACGCGAAGCTGGTGGACGAGAAGAAGGTGGAGCGCTACTGCTCCTACGATGTGGACCACCCCCTGCGGAGCCACATCCTTGAGGCCATTGCCTGCGCCCTTGCCGGCTGCCGGGCCGTGGTCTGCGCCCAGATCGGCCAGGCTCCCCAGATGGCGATGGAGCGGCTTGGTATTGACGCCTATGTGGCCGATGGCCTTATCAAACCGACCCTGGTGGAGATAGCCAGGGTCCTGTAG